In a genomic window of Ignisphaera sp.:
- a CDS encoding VOC family protein, whose protein sequence is MSCGNLKRVVQIGIVVKNIEKALENWTRFLGIEKPSIIETEDWEKTKMMFKGMPSSGRAKLAFINMDNIVIELIEPIDGPSIWKEFLGEHGNGLHHIAFVVENADECIKSLEDIGGYREQEGFFEGGKYVYVNAIESLGAIVEFLQFFAKQ, encoded by the coding sequence ATGTCATGTGGAAACCTCAAAAGAGTTGTTCAGATAGGCATTGTTGTAAAGAATATTGAGAAAGCATTGGAGAATTGGACAAGGTTTCTAGGAATTGAGAAGCCGAGTATTATTGAAACAGAGGATTGGGAGAAGACTAAGATGATGTTTAAGGGAATGCCATCAAGTGGAAGGGCAAAACTTGCTTTTATAAACATGGACAATATTGTCATAGAGCTTATAGAGCCTATTGATGGTCCTAGCATATGGAAAGAATTTCTTGGTGAACATGGCAATGGTCTTCACCATATCGCATTTGTTGTTGAAAATGCTGATGAGTGTATCAAATCCTTGGAGGACATTGGTGGTTATAGGGAACAGGAAGGATTTTTTGAAGGAGGAAAATATGTGTATGTAAATGCTATAGAAAGCCTTGGTGCTATTGTGGAGTTTCTCCAATTCTTTGCTAAGCAGTGA
- the rbsK gene encoding ribokinase translates to MSIAVVGSIHADFYVKVKRFPQPDETVIGSDYAIYPGGKGANQAVGCARLGVETYMIGAVGDDYIGSMLIDNLARNGVRIDYVYKASCSSGVAFIILNEETRENMIIVSPGADNAVTPQLVEDSLKSLRGKAKILLTQLEIPIETVYRSLEIAKEFGILTILNPAPARSLDRDMFRFVDIAVPNRVELQQLTGVKIESIEDVFRASEKLLEWGVEVVITTLGSRGAAIATRNTKTIAKAFKVPVVDTTGAGDAFVAGLAVALLENREITDAVRFANAVAALKITRMGAQSMPTRSEVDHLVKNYETQLVEVEASVGLRDLMSVG, encoded by the coding sequence ATGTCTATAGCTGTTGTTGGCAGTATACACGCAGACTTTTATGTTAAGGTAAAGAGGTTTCCACAGCCTGATGAAACAGTTATTGGAAGTGACTATGCCATCTATCCAGGTGGCAAGGGGGCAAACCAAGCTGTTGGATGTGCTCGCCTAGGTGTTGAAACGTATATGATTGGTGCTGTGGGCGATGACTATATAGGATCCATGCTCATAGATAATCTTGCTAGAAATGGTGTTAGAATAGACTATGTCTATAAAGCTAGTTGCAGCAGTGGTGTAGCATTCATAATACTGAATGAAGAGACTAGAGAGAATATGATTATAGTCTCGCCAGGTGCAGATAATGCAGTAACCCCACAGCTTGTCGAAGATTCTTTAAAGAGCTTGAGGGGGAAGGCAAAGATACTTTTAACACAGCTTGAAATACCTATAGAAACTGTTTATAGGAGTCTAGAAATAGCCAAGGAATTTGGAATATTAACAATTTTGAATCCAGCGCCAGCGAGAAGCCTAGATAGAGACATGTTTAGATTTGTTGATATAGCCGTTCCAAACAGGGTAGAGCTACAACAGCTAACAGGTGTAAAGATAGAAAGCATTGAAGATGTTTTCAGAGCAAGCGAGAAGCTGTTGGAGTGGGGTGTAGAAGTAGTTATAACGACTCTAGGCTCGCGAGGAGCAGCAATAGCTACACGCAACACAAAAACAATTGCTAAGGCATTCAAGGTGCCAGTAGTAGATACAACTGGTGCAGGCGACGCCTTTGTCGCTGGTCTTGCAGTTGCACTTCTAGAGAATAGAGAAATTACTGATGCAGTTAGATTTGCCAATGCCGTTGCAGCCTTGAAGATAACTCGCATGGGTGCTCAAAGCATGCCCACGAGAAGTGAGGTGGATCACCTGGTAAAGAACTATGAAACACAGTTAGTAGAAGTTGAAGCAAGTGTGGGATTAAGGGATTTGATGAGTGTAGGCTAG
- the larC gene encoding nickel pincer cofactor biosynthesis protein LarC, with protein MVSKVVVIDPSISGISGDMILASLIDLGVDTKFLEELRRAIIKNVDGVKDLEISVKDVVKGGVKAKSVDVKIDEDHSERRGAEMLRYVENVATEIGLGERAKRFAVDVIKTIIDAEMKVHGTSFDSVHFHELGSADTIVDVVGVARALEALNLFDAKIYSLPIAVGKGYVETEHGLYPIPPPATLEILRSKGAKFFSGFAEGELATPTGVAIVCNLANSFIDSLPVLKILGVGYGAGKKDFEKHPNIVRVMVGEDTDNVDELEWFERERIAVIETDVDDVSGEVVGYTMEKLFEVGAKDVSVIPIYMKKNRPGHSIRVLADVSTYPIIVETLIRELGTLGVRVSFVDRFKVPYREVRKVDIEINGQLRQVEVKVSRDYKGKIINIKPEYESVKRIARESNTTYRNVVDAAIKTFKENSRGEG; from the coding sequence ATGGTTAGCAAAGTTGTTGTTATAGACCCGTCTATTTCTGGCATCTCTGGGGATATGATACTTGCATCGCTGATTGACTTAGGTGTTGATACAAAATTTTTGGAGGAATTGAGAAGAGCTATTATTAAAAATGTTGATGGTGTTAAGGATCTTGAGATATCTGTGAAAGATGTTGTCAAAGGTGGTGTAAAGGCTAAGAGTGTTGATGTAAAAATTGATGAAGATCATAGCGAGAGAAGAGGGGCTGAGATGCTTAGATATGTAGAGAACGTTGCTACCGAGATAGGCCTTGGAGAAAGAGCTAAGAGATTTGCTGTAGATGTTATAAAGACTATTATAGATGCTGAGATGAAGGTTCACGGAACAAGCTTCGACTCTGTTCATTTTCATGAACTTGGCTCAGCCGACACCATTGTAGATGTTGTGGGGGTTGCAAGAGCATTAGAGGCTCTGAATCTATTTGATGCAAAAATCTATTCTCTTCCGATAGCTGTTGGAAAAGGCTATGTAGAAACAGAGCATGGGTTATACCCCATACCACCACCTGCTACGCTAGAGATTTTACGTAGTAAAGGTGCTAAGTTCTTTAGTGGTTTTGCAGAAGGTGAGCTGGCAACACCTACTGGAGTAGCCATTGTCTGTAATTTAGCTAACAGCTTCATAGACTCTCTACCTGTGCTAAAAATACTTGGCGTTGGTTATGGAGCTGGTAAGAAGGATTTTGAAAAACACCCAAACATTGTTAGGGTTATGGTTGGCGAAGATACTGACAATGTGGATGAGCTTGAATGGTTTGAGCGTGAGAGGATAGCTGTTATTGAAACAGATGTAGATGATGTCTCTGGGGAGGTTGTTGGCTACACCATGGAGAAGCTGTTTGAGGTTGGTGCCAAGGATGTTTCTGTGATACCCATATACATGAAGAAGAATAGGCCAGGCCATAGCATAAGGGTTTTGGCTGATGTTTCAACGTATCCAATTATTGTTGAAACTCTAATTAGAGAGCTTGGAACCCTTGGAGTCAGGGTATCTTTTGTTGATAGATTCAAGGTTCCTTATCGAGAGGTTAGAAAAGTTGACATAGAGATTAATGGTCAATTGCGTCAGGTGGAGGTGAAGGTTAGCAGGGATTATAAGGGGAAAATTATCAACATTAAACCTGAGTATGAGTCAGTTAAAAGAATTGCAAGAGAGTCCAACACCACATATAGAAACGTTGTAGATGCCGCTATTAAAACATTTAAAGAGAATAGCAGAGGTGAGGGTTAA
- a CDS encoding RpiB/LacA/LacB family sugar-phosphate isomerase has product MRFPGKKVAVGSDDNYPVVGAVVRYLKDRGFEVVLIGAAKSGKPEPWPLVGYEVGKLVASGEVDWGVVICYTGTGVSIAANKVRGVRAALCNDAETARGARLWNNANVLAMSGRLITEYVAKEILDAWINTANIDESEAKNIELLMKLDSEGKL; this is encoded by the coding sequence TTGCGATTCCCTGGCAAGAAAGTTGCTGTGGGCTCTGATGACAATTACCCAGTAGTAGGTGCTGTTGTTAGGTATCTAAAGGATAGGGGGTTCGAGGTAGTGCTTATTGGAGCCGCAAAATCTGGTAAGCCAGAGCCTTGGCCACTAGTCGGATATGAGGTTGGAAAACTTGTTGCTAGTGGTGAGGTTGACTGGGGTGTTGTTATATGCTATACAGGTACGGGTGTCTCTATAGCAGCTAATAAGGTTAGGGGTGTTAGGGCTGCTCTATGCAATGATGCTGAAACAGCTAGGGGTGCCAGGCTGTGGAACAATGCAAATGTATTGGCTATGAGCGGTAGACTAATAACTGAATATGTTGCAAAAGAGATTTTGGATGCATGGATAAACACAGCCAATATAGATGAATCCGAGGCTAAAAACATAGAGTTGCTGATGAAACTCGATTCTGAGGGAAAATTGTGA
- a CDS encoding ABC transporter transmembrane domain-containing protein → MSIYSKLSRIRSKLLQDSIIMARFIRDIIIPNASGFGLAFSIMIAVFIIRSIVGGYLVPQAIVNIVNAVRRNISDSLFFYRLITGVGLFGVAAIIFISSEFALMKYFSKLADSIVGLKTVMLRKIHEDGNNESLEDVIGRVSSDIDFVIWNINGVLTTLLPNIFTAITSIVTVFTFNMSIGLVTLATAAPYIIIAEYYSKRVEVARSEERKAYSASIAYIRDALYEHRNGDLLSKVFMWWKKSITTVMWFDRVYWGFSLFTQYSSAVLISYLSIEKARRGEIDVGTLAGILSASLGAHGAMMNAMWALCIQSQTIAAIKRVVVYFTQDVYSKKKEKAYPTMVKSVIGRVLKI, encoded by the coding sequence ATGAGTATTTATTCAAAGCTTTCAAGGATTAGAAGTAAGCTACTTCAAGACTCAATAATCATGGCTAGATTTATACGCGATATAATTATTCCAAATGCTAGTGGCTTTGGCCTCGCCTTCTCTATAATGATAGCTGTTTTTATTATAAGATCTATTGTGGGTGGTTATCTGGTACCCCAAGCCATTGTCAACATCGTTAATGCTGTTAGGAGAAATATTAGTGACTCGCTATTTTTTTATAGACTTATAACAGGTGTTGGTTTATTCGGTGTTGCAGCGATAATCTTTATTTCATCAGAATTCGCTTTAATGAAGTATTTCAGCAAACTCGCTGATAGTATTGTGGGTTTGAAGACTGTTATGCTTCGCAAGATCCACGAGGATGGCAATAACGAGTCTCTGGAGGATGTTATTGGAAGGGTTAGCAGCGATATAGACTTCGTCATTTGGAACATTAACGGAGTCTTAACAACATTGTTGCCAAACATATTCACAGCTATAACATCTATAGTAACAGTCTTCACCTTTAATATGTCTATAGGTCTAGTAACACTCGCAACAGCCGCACCATATATAATCATTGCAGAGTATTATAGCAAGAGGGTTGAGGTTGCTAGAAGTGAGGAAAGAAAGGCTTATAGCGCTAGCATAGCCTATATAAGAGATGCTTTATATGAGCATAGAAATGGGGATCTACTTAGCAAAGTGTTCATGTGGTGGAAAAAGTCAATAACAACAGTAATGTGGTTCGATAGAGTTTACTGGGGATTTAGCCTTTTTACACAGTACTCCTCTGCTGTGCTAATATCTTATCTGTCTATTGAAAAGGCTAGAAGGGGCGAAATAGATGTTGGAACTCTTGCTGGGATACTTTCAGCCTCTCTTGGAGCTCACGGAGCTATGATGAATGCCATGTGGGCCTTATGTATACAGAGTCAGACTATTGCCGCTATAAAGAGAGTTGTTGTGTACTTTACTCAGGATGTCTATAGTAAAAAGAAGGAAAAAGCCTATCCAACTATGGTAAAGTCTGTGATAGGTAGGGTACTGAAAATTTAA
- a CDS encoding aldehyde ferredoxin oxidoreductase family protein codes for MNSTKEFFGYAGKLAYIDLSREKVEIRELREEDIELFIGGIGLATKIIVEEIEDPKIDPYSPQNVLVFMTGALTGTPVYGSSRWVVASKSPLTMAWGEGHAAGYWGVELKKAGFDGLVIKGKAKSPVYLYIHDDAVEFRDASKLWGLDTFETDQVIKNEIGDQNIRVAAIGPAGENLVRFATIAADMHPNGPRVVGRTGMGAVMGSKNLKAIAVKGSGKIKIRDPGRVSSILSRLLPLIMSSPTAQILAVYGTPGEVEEFYEYGDMPIKNFRLGEFEGYKNLTGQSFKEKNIVVDVYGCWACPVKCWKVMKIGDVKTRAPEYETIASLGTLLMIDDPHYLAKANHLCNRYGLDTISAGVTIAWAFECFERGIITSADTEGLELRWGDKEVVLKLIEMIGKRKGFGNILAEGCRKASSIIGKGSEEFCMHVKGTEMPMHDPRAFKGIGLQYATSNRGADHLYGLFFRIEQGQRVHDLKIYERVDRFAYKGKGWMVATMMMWSEIQESMGICKFVDIPPAHIAGLYTYVTGYKKNVQDLLKIGKRIFTLKRLFNIACGISKKDDILQKRFLAEPMSEGGSKNQVVELEPMLMEYYEFMGWDENGKPKKDVLEELELIEYAKKLNIIS; via the coding sequence GTGAATAGTACGAAGGAATTCTTCGGCTATGCAGGTAAACTAGCATATATAGATTTGTCTAGAGAGAAAGTGGAGATTAGGGAACTTAGGGAGGAAGACATAGAGCTTTTCATCGGCGGAATAGGACTTGCGACAAAGATAATTGTTGAAGAGATAGAGGATCCCAAGATAGATCCATATAGCCCCCAAAATGTATTAGTATTTATGACAGGGGCATTAACGGGGACACCTGTTTATGGAAGTAGTAGATGGGTTGTAGCCTCAAAATCTCCTTTGACAATGGCTTGGGGTGAGGGGCACGCTGCAGGGTATTGGGGTGTGGAGTTAAAGAAGGCTGGTTTTGATGGCCTTGTAATTAAGGGTAAGGCAAAATCACCTGTGTATCTGTATATCCATGATGATGCAGTAGAGTTTAGAGATGCCTCAAAGCTCTGGGGATTAGACACATTTGAGACAGACCAAGTGATAAAAAATGAAATTGGGGATCAAAACATTAGAGTTGCTGCAATTGGTCCAGCTGGAGAGAATCTAGTTAGATTTGCAACTATAGCTGCCGATATGCATCCAAATGGCCCTAGAGTCGTTGGAAGAACCGGTATGGGCGCTGTTATGGGCTCTAAAAACCTTAAAGCCATAGCAGTTAAGGGTAGCGGTAAAATAAAGATTAGGGATCCAGGCAGAGTATCGAGTATTTTATCACGTCTACTCCCACTAATAATGTCTTCGCCAACAGCACAAATACTTGCTGTTTATGGCACACCTGGAGAGGTTGAGGAGTTCTACGAATATGGGGATATGCCGATAAAGAACTTTAGACTTGGTGAATTCGAAGGATATAAAAACTTGACTGGACAAAGCTTTAAGGAGAAGAACATTGTTGTTGATGTCTATGGATGTTGGGCATGTCCTGTAAAGTGCTGGAAGGTCATGAAAATAGGGGATGTAAAGACCAGAGCACCAGAGTACGAAACCATAGCATCTTTAGGAACCCTTTTAATGATTGACGATCCCCATTATCTAGCGAAAGCCAACCACCTATGTAACAGATATGGCTTAGACACAATATCAGCTGGTGTTACAATTGCATGGGCCTTTGAATGCTTCGAAAGAGGAATTATAACATCAGCAGATACTGAGGGGCTTGAGCTTCGATGGGGCGATAAAGAAGTTGTTTTAAAGCTTATTGAAATGATTGGAAAGAGGAAAGGGTTTGGAAACATCCTAGCTGAGGGATGTAGAAAAGCCTCTAGCATAATTGGAAAAGGATCTGAAGAATTTTGTATGCATGTTAAGGGAACTGAAATGCCTATGCATGACCCAAGAGCATTCAAGGGAATAGGACTGCAATATGCGACATCCAATAGAGGGGCTGATCACCTATATGGATTATTTTTCAGAATAGAACAGGGGCAAAGAGTACATGATTTGAAGATATATGAGAGAGTTGACAGATTTGCATACAAAGGCAAGGGATGGATGGTTGCAACTATGATGATGTGGAGCGAGATCCAAGAGTCCATGGGTATATGCAAATTCGTTGACATTCCACCTGCCCACATAGCAGGTCTATACACATATGTAACTGGCTATAAAAAGAATGTCCAAGATCTTCTAAAGATAGGTAAAAGAATATTTACATTAAAAAGGCTTTTTAACATAGCATGTGGAATATCTAAAAAAGATGATATTCTACAGAAGAGATTTCTTGCCGAACCTATGAGTGAGGGAGGATCAAAGAATCAGGTAGTAGAGCTAGAGCCAATGCTAATGGAATACTACGAGTTTATGGGATGGGACGAAAATGGTAAACCTAAAAAAGATGTTCTGGAGGAACTAGAGCTGATAGAATATGCCAAAAAATTGAATATAATCTCATAG
- a CDS encoding aldo/keto reductase, translating into MEYRRLGRTNFKVSILTIGGYGPGVYPDAQEAIRAVENAINEGLNIIDIAPSYGEAEVRLGPLIKKYRDRLIIAEKTLERTYEGAWRELKTTLSRFGVSSIDIYQFHAVGSLDELNKIFSENGAAKAFLEARDQGLIKFIGITVHADMRVALKALEMFDFDTILIPVYAAAMTMPRPENDFRPVLKVAMDRDIGVIAIKSIARRRYVGEKRYTTWYEPFDTQEDIDLAVWYTLSQEPVATYPMAGDIRLWPMILSAGKRFRKLSLEEQEKVIKIFKEKGAKPLFPESL; encoded by the coding sequence TTGGAGTATAGAAGGTTAGGTAGAACGAATTTTAAGGTGTCAATACTTACTATAGGTGGTTATGGTCCAGGTGTTTATCCAGATGCGCAGGAAGCTATTAGGGCTGTTGAGAATGCTATTAATGAGGGTTTGAATATCATTGATATTGCTCCTAGCTATGGAGAGGCTGAGGTGAGGCTAGGGCCTCTGATAAAGAAGTATAGAGATAGGCTTATCATTGCTGAGAAAACTCTTGAGAGAACTTATGAAGGGGCTTGGAGAGAGCTTAAAACAACTTTGTCTAGATTTGGGGTTAGCTCAATAGATATTTACCAGTTTCATGCTGTAGGCTCGCTAGATGAATTGAATAAGATTTTTAGCGAAAACGGTGCTGCAAAAGCGTTTTTGGAGGCGCGTGACCAGGGATTGATAAAATTCATTGGAATAACTGTTCATGCTGATATGAGGGTTGCTCTAAAAGCTTTAGAGATGTTCGATTTTGACACTATACTGATACCTGTATACGCAGCTGCAATGACTATGCCAAGACCTGAGAACGATTTTCGACCAGTCCTAAAGGTTGCTATGGATAGAGACATAGGTGTGATAGCGATAAAGTCTATTGCTAGGAGAAGATATGTTGGAGAGAAAAGATATACAACATGGTATGAGCCATTCGACACACAAGAGGATATAGATCTGGCTGTGTGGTACACACTATCCCAGGAACCAGTTGCAACATATCCCATGGCGGGAGACATTAGGCTGTGGCCAATGATTCTAAGTGCAGGGAAAAGGTTTAGAAAGCTCTCTCTAGAAGAGCAAGAGAAAGTTATTAAGATATTTAAAGAAAAAGGCGCTAAACCACTATTTCCAGAGAGTCTATGA
- a CDS encoding inositol monophosphatase family protein has translation MSLDSILINCVDSVRKYLESSSVSFDVIGYNPFGDVSKRFDVEAENILRKCIVDSLKDVVFIGEEEGLNVYGNPKWIVIADPVDGSTNFSFEIPWASISVAIAPYRKGATIRDVTTAIVAEIFRNRTYVYNNGFVKIYGASERKKTPAPIVLGYFELLEAYTPLLKYLSLSPRRPTVRSLGSAALDIVYVGLGNAEVFIDARAKLRNVDVAAAVRIATALGAKAVECSNGLRDALNIPIDILERVQCIAAAYDNDVLNILGKVLSSQKAMQ, from the coding sequence TTGTCTTTAGATAGTATATTAATTAACTGTGTAGATAGTGTTAGAAAATATCTTGAATCATCTTCAGTATCATTCGACGTTATTGGTTATAATCCATTTGGGGATGTCTCGAAAAGATTTGATGTAGAGGCAGAGAATATTTTGAGGAAATGTATTGTGGATTCTCTTAAGGATGTGGTTTTTATTGGTGAGGAAGAGGGGCTAAATGTTTATGGCAATCCAAAGTGGATAGTCATTGCCGATCCTGTTGATGGTAGCACAAACTTTTCATTTGAAATTCCATGGGCTTCGATATCTGTTGCCATAGCACCCTATAGAAAAGGTGCCACTATTAGAGATGTGACTACAGCTATTGTTGCAGAGATTTTTAGGAATAGAACATATGTCTACAATAATGGGTTTGTCAAGATATATGGTGCTTCAGAAAGAAAGAAGACTCCAGCCCCAATTGTTCTAGGTTATTTCGAGCTTCTAGAAGCTTACACACCATTATTGAAGTATCTGAGTTTAAGCCCTAGGAGACCAACTGTTAGATCTCTTGGTAGTGCAGCCCTAGACATTGTTTATGTTGGGCTTGGAAATGCCGAGGTATTCATAGATGCTAGGGCAAAGCTTAGAAATGTTGATGTGGCTGCCGCAGTAAGGATAGCAACAGCTCTTGGTGCAAAAGCAGTTGAATGCTCAAATGGTTTGAGAGACGCTCTAAACATTCCTATAGATATTCTTGAAAGAGTACAGTGTATTGCTGCGGCATATGACAATGATGTTTTGAATATCCTTGGCAAAGTTTTGTCGAGTCAAAAAGCTATGCAATGA
- a CDS encoding DUF362 domain-containing protein, whose translation MSVSIVRTFDHYKGSLSALELIEKEIREAVGNRKKFLIKPNFVSTRTYLAATPIETIEAILQFILSRFEPSEILIGESPAMGSLKDALKNFGYYRIKDLYGKIEFVDLDDFDQQRFVLIDENGKEFEVYVSKLLLDKNFVRISPCRAKTHDTVIVTLSIKNVVMGSIKRGWKHEMHRGYLSINYNIAKLATYMIPDLGLVDGVEAMEGNGPISGTQKRWGVVFASTNPVNLDAVVSYAMGFNPADIGYLYFLWRWGYGEIDVSKIRIVGDNLEEIKTRFRPHYAYDMQLSWKEQARRLGFM comes from the coding sequence ATGTCTGTTTCAATAGTTCGAACATTCGACCATTACAAAGGTTCTTTAAGTGCATTAGAGCTGATAGAGAAGGAGATAAGAGAAGCTGTTGGCAATAGAAAGAAGTTTTTGATAAAACCCAATTTTGTCTCAACAAGAACATATCTTGCAGCAACACCTATAGAAACCATTGAAGCAATACTACAATTCATATTATCTAGATTTGAACCTTCAGAGATATTAATTGGAGAATCGCCTGCAATGGGCTCGTTAAAAGATGCTTTAAAGAATTTTGGTTACTATAGAATAAAAGATCTGTATGGAAAAATAGAGTTTGTAGACCTTGATGATTTTGATCAGCAGAGATTTGTTTTGATTGATGAGAATGGAAAGGAGTTTGAGGTCTATGTATCGAAGCTTTTATTGGATAAGAACTTTGTGAGAATATCACCATGTAGAGCAAAGACCCATGACACAGTAATTGTAACATTATCAATTAAGAATGTTGTTATGGGTTCGATCAAGAGGGGGTGGAAACACGAGATGCATAGAGGCTATCTCTCAATAAACTATAACATTGCTAAGCTAGCAACATATATGATACCAGATCTTGGTCTTGTAGATGGTGTTGAGGCTATGGAGGGGAATGGCCCCATTTCTGGAACTCAAAAAAGATGGGGTGTGGTGTTTGCCTCTACAAACCCTGTCAACCTCGATGCCGTGGTAAGTTATGCTATGGGCTTTAACCCAGCTGATATCGGCTATCTATACTTCTTGTGGAGGTGGGGATACGGAGAAATTGATGTTAGCAAGATAAGAATTGTTGGCGACAATTTGGAGGAGATCAAGACAAGATTTAGACCACATTATGCATATGATATGCAGCTATCGTGGAAAGAACAAGCTAGAAGATTAGGATTTATGTGA
- the larB gene encoding nickel pincer cofactor biosynthesis protein LarB — protein MDLRKVLEDLARGLISIEDALRQIRLFSIEYLDNVVRFDIGREMRRDVPEIVFGEGKSVEDLERIVLNIVPKNGRVIVSRLTGEQISYLENLKKDDIEVSINRRGRIAVVKRKGYEHPKYDCRIGIVAAGTADICVAEEAKVIVEQMGCKAITIYDVGIAGFQRVLEALKILKESDVDVVIAIAGMEGALPSVIASLIDVPVIGVPTSVGYGAGGEGIAALYSMLQACPLGLAVVNIDNGVNAGVVAGLIGRRISVYRQCKESK, from the coding sequence ATGGATTTAAGAAAAGTTTTAGAGGATTTAGCTAGGGGTCTTATATCTATTGAAGATGCTTTAAGGCAAATAAGGCTATTCTCAATAGAGTATTTAGATAATGTTGTACGATTTGATATAGGTAGAGAGATGCGTAGAGACGTTCCAGAGATAGTTTTTGGTGAGGGAAAGAGTGTTGAGGATCTAGAGAGAATTGTATTAAATATTGTGCCGAAGAATGGTAGAGTAATAGTGTCTCGTTTAACTGGTGAACAAATATCTTATTTAGAGAACCTTAAAAAAGATGACATTGAAGTTTCCATAAATAGGAGAGGTAGAATTGCTGTAGTAAAGAGAAAAGGGTATGAACACCCCAAATACGATTGTAGAATAGGTATTGTTGCTGCTGGAACAGCTGATATATGCGTTGCTGAAGAGGCTAAGGTTATAGTGGAGCAGATGGGCTGCAAGGCCATAACCATCTATGATGTTGGTATAGCTGGGTTCCAGAGGGTTTTAGAGGCTTTAAAGATTCTGAAGGAAAGTGATGTTGATGTGGTAATAGCCATTGCCGGTATGGAGGGTGCATTACCGTCGGTAATAGCATCATTGATTGATGTTCCAGTAATAGGTGTTCCAACATCTGTTGGTTATGGTGCTGGTGGAGAGGGGATAGCAGCGTTATACTCAATGCTACAGGCATGCCCACTTGGGCTAGCTGTTGTGAATATAGATAATGGTGTTAATGCAGGTGTGGTAGCAGGCTTAATAGGAAGAAGAATTTCTGTTTATCGCCAATGTAAAGAAAGTAAATAA
- a CDS encoding class II aldolase/adducin family protein, with protein sequence MSEGIELPEEQLKNDICKVMRHLFERGLVSALGGNVSARLPGSKDFWITPSGIFKGELTPEDLIKVDLDGNIVEGFGRPSIETPLHAAIYRVRPDVNAIVHAHNPFTLGLALAGIGLKPITVEAVMVLRKVEVVPFAFPGTDQLAKLVAEKAATGARALILQNHGIVALGANIYDAEAVAETLEEVAIAQFVAMALGKEPPVIPEREVELYYKLYRLG encoded by the coding sequence ATGAGTGAAGGTATTGAGTTGCCCGAGGAGCAACTAAAAAATGATATTTGTAAAGTTATGAGACATTTATTTGAAAGAGGTCTCGTATCTGCACTTGGTGGTAATGTTAGTGCCCGTCTTCCAGGCTCTAAGGATTTTTGGATTACCCCCAGCGGTATTTTCAAAGGTGAGTTAACACCAGAGGACTTGATAAAAGTTGATTTGGATGGCAATATTGTAGAGGGCTTTGGAAGACCATCTATTGAAACGCCTCTTCATGCAGCTATATATAGGGTTAGACCTGATGTCAATGCTATTGTTCATGCACACAATCCATTCACACTTGGCCTCGCATTAGCGGGAATCGGCTTGAAGCCTATAACTGTAGAAGCTGTTATGGTTCTTAGAAAAGTTGAGGTAGTCCCCTTCGCTTTTCCAGGTACAGATCAACTAGCAAAGCTTGTTGCTGAAAAAGCGGCTACTGGTGCTAGAGCCCTTATTCTTCAAAACCATGGCATAGTTGCTTTAGGCGCAAATATATATGATGCTGAGGCTGTTGCAGAAACTTTAGAGGAGGTTGCAATAGCACAATTTGTTGCAATGGCCCTCGGAAAAGAGCCTCCAGTTATACCAGAGAGAGAGGTTGAGCTATACTATAAACTTTATAGACTTGGGTGA